A single window of Candidatus Methanoperedens sp. DNA harbors:
- a CDS encoding PAS domain S-box protein — MTTAPKPIRIAIVLNGQEFICHAVTLPFSVEGYPPVELVLYGTKPEVAAGCQVNSLPDLDPGAFDLILDGQFMTAGLAGFAREQVDHLITGPVARFLKTLVCQLQELRQKQEINSRIINSATDAIITINEDHVIVGYNRGAEQMFGYTRQEALGQDLTIIIPPPYKAEHRDYVRRYVATREARMIGKHARLNALRRDGREFPISISFSVAEIRDNLYFTGIIRDITEYKEMEDRVLHTERLAAVGNTMTHIAHEIKNPLLIIGGFARQLLKVPGLDDKSRHKLSIIAEEVSQLEAMVAEMREFVRRPPARKVPGQIGDAHRKPPAMVKPAPKERKTTANSGSRA; from the coding sequence ATGACCACCGCGCCCAAACCCATCCGCATCGCCATCGTCTTGAACGGCCAGGAATTCATCTGCCACGCGGTCACCCTGCCCTTCTCCGTAGAGGGCTACCCGCCGGTGGAGTTGGTCTTGTACGGCACCAAACCCGAGGTCGCGGCCGGCTGTCAGGTGAACTCCTTGCCCGATTTGGACCCCGGGGCCTTCGATCTCATCCTGGACGGCCAGTTTATGACCGCGGGGCTCGCCGGTTTTGCGCGGGAGCAGGTGGACCACCTCATCACCGGTCCTGTGGCCCGTTTCCTGAAAACCCTGGTCTGCCAGCTCCAGGAGTTGCGCCAGAAGCAGGAGATCAACTCCCGCATCATCAACAGCGCCACCGACGCCATTATCACCATCAACGAGGACCACGTGATTGTCGGCTACAACCGCGGGGCGGAGCAGATGTTCGGTTACACCCGGCAAGAAGCCCTGGGGCAGGACTTAACCATCATCATTCCGCCGCCTTATAAGGCCGAACACCGGGATTACGTGCGCCGCTATGTGGCCACCCGGGAGGCCCGGATGATCGGCAAGCACGCCCGCCTCAACGCCCTGCGCCGGGACGGCCGGGAATTCCCCATCAGCATCTCCTTTTCCGTGGCCGAGATTCGGGACAACCTCTATTTCACCGGCATTATCCGGGACATCACCGAATATAAGGAGATGGAAGACCGGGTGCTCCATACCGAACGCCTGGCGGCGGTGGGCAACACCATGACTCATATCGCCCATGAAATCAAAAATCCGCTGCTCATCATCGGGGGGTTCGCCCGGCAGCTCCTCAAGGTCCCGGGCCTGGACGACAAGTCTCGCCACAAGCTGTCCATCATCGCCGAAGAGGTGAGCCAGCTGGAGGCCATGGTGGCGGAAATGCGGGAATTTGTCCGCCGGCCGCCGGCCCGGAAGGTCCCGGGGCAGATCGGCGACGCCCACCGCAAGCCCCCGGCAATGGTGAAACCAGCTCCGAAGGAGCGCAAGACCACAGCCAACAGCGGAAGCCGTGCTTAG
- a CDS encoding ATP-binding protein: MATAPKPIRIAIVLNGQEFVCGAVMLPFSLEGYPPVDLVLYGRRPETPAPGLTVAGLPDLHPEAFDLILDGQFLTAGMADFSPEKAGNLITGPAARFLKTMVCQLQELRQKQEINAGIIMSATDALITIDENHIIVGYNLGAEQMFGYSRAEALGQDLKLIIPPPFTEVHRDYVRRYLATREAHVLGRQRRLIARRRDGQEFPLSISFSVAEIQGNLYFTAIMRDITEYTAMEDRLLQSERLAAVGNTVAHIAHEIKNPLLIIGGFARQLQKVPEFDEKARRKLSTMAEEVSSLEKMVAEMRDFVRRPSTQKRPGQINAVLDEALELFRDTFKEHHVKVRRVEEKSLPLIAFDPQQVHQVLINLLKNALEAMPGGGEITITSRLKGDQVEISVTDTGEGMPPEVAANIFQPYFTTKEKGTGLGLAICQNIVQEHGGCLLADSAPGRGATFTIQLPLKETSPAEAGGPPRQAT, translated from the coding sequence ATGGCCACCGCCCCCAAACCCATTCGCATCGCCATCGTCTTGAACGGGCAGGAGTTCGTCTGCGGCGCGGTGATGCTGCCCTTCTCCCTGGAAGGTTACCCGCCGGTGGACCTGGTCCTGTATGGCCGCCGGCCCGAGACCCCGGCCCCCGGCCTGACGGTGGCAGGCCTGCCGGATTTGCATCCGGAGGCGTTCGATCTCATCCTGGACGGCCAGTTCCTGACCGCGGGGATGGCCGACTTTTCCCCGGAGAAGGCGGGCAACCTCATCACCGGACCCGCCGCCCGGTTCCTGAAAACCATGGTGTGCCAGCTCCAGGAGTTGCGCCAGAAGCAGGAGATCAACGCCGGCATCATCATGAGCGCCACCGATGCCCTCATCACCATCGACGAGAACCACATCATTGTCGGTTACAACCTCGGAGCCGAGCAGATGTTCGGCTACTCCCGCGCCGAAGCCCTGGGCCAGGATCTGAAACTCATCATCCCGCCGCCGTTCACCGAGGTCCACCGGGACTATGTGCGGCGCTATCTGGCTACCCGGGAGGCCCACGTCCTGGGCCGGCAGCGGCGTCTCATCGCCCGGCGCCGGGACGGACAGGAATTTCCCCTGAGCATCTCCTTTTCCGTGGCCGAAATTCAGGGCAACCTGTATTTTACCGCCATCATGCGGGACATCACCGAATATACCGCCATGGAAGACCGATTGCTCCAGTCCGAACGCCTGGCGGCGGTGGGCAACACCGTGGCCCATATCGCCCACGAAATCAAAAATCCCCTGCTCATCATCGGGGGGTTCGCCCGGCAGCTTCAGAAGGTCCCGGAGTTTGACGAGAAGGCCCGCCGGAAATTGTCCACCATGGCCGAAGAGGTGAGCTCCCTGGAGAAGATGGTGGCGGAGATGCGGGATTTTGTCCGCCGGCCGTCAACCCAGAAGCGCCCGGGGCAGATCAACGCGGTGCTTGACGAGGCCCTGGAACTGTTCCGGGACACCTTTAAGGAGCACCATGTTAAGGTGCGCCGGGTGGAGGAGAAGTCATTGCCGCTCATCGCCTTCGACCCCCAGCAGGTGCACCAGGTGCTGATCAATTTATTGAAAAACGCCCTGGAGGCCATGCCCGGCGGCGGCGAGATCACCATCACCAGCCGGCTTAAAGGGGACCAGGTGGAAATCAGCGTCACCGACACCGGCGAGGGTATGCCGCCGGAGGTGGCGGCCAATATTTTCCAGCCTTATTTCACCACCAAGGAAAAGGGGACCGGCCTGGGCCTGGCCATCTGCCAGAATATCGTGCAGGAGCACGGCGGCTGCCTCCTGGCCGACAGCGCCCCGGGCCGGGGGGCCACCTTCACCATCCAACTGCCCTTAAAGGAGACCTCTCCGGCTGAGGCGGGCGGCCCGCCCCGCCAGGCGACCTGA
- the fabF gene encoding beta-ketoacyl-ACP synthase II, whose product MSFSKNMGMRRVVVSGVGMVTSMGLDVPTVWNRLLAGESGVRRLSRFDDELMARYRIPEDFPVIGGAIQNFDLKEILQARKKEVTKEDLKQIKYTDRFTQFALAASMEAVHDSGLNLEGEDPERAGVIIASGMGGVSSWEDGVQKLLAEGVRRVSPFLVPKMIPNLAAGNVSIRFKAKGPNIALSTACAAGAHAIGLAYRSIQLGEADLMAAGGTEAAVTILTMTAFYRMGALAVGYNDHPEAASRPFDIRRSGFVMSEGSGILVLEELDHALARNAHIYAEIIGFGMTGDAHHITDPDKEGAKRCIQQAMKDGGVTYKDIDYVNPHATATPVGDRNETLALKEIFGDEASRLLVSGTKSMTGHLLGAAGAVEGIFSVLSIRDGKVPPTINLDNIDPACVGLDFVAGQARSADIRYVLSNSFGFGGTNAALVFKRYEG is encoded by the coding sequence ATGTCGTTCAGCAAAAACATGGGAATGCGGCGGGTGGTGGTTTCCGGCGTAGGTATGGTGACGTCCATGGGGCTCGATGTGCCCACCGTGTGGAATCGCCTGCTGGCCGGGGAATCCGGGGTGAGACGCCTGAGCCGCTTTGATGACGAACTTATGGCGCGCTACCGCATTCCGGAAGATTTTCCCGTCATCGGCGGCGCCATCCAGAATTTTGATCTGAAGGAAATTTTGCAGGCCCGCAAAAAAGAAGTCACCAAGGAAGACCTGAAACAAATCAAGTACACCGACCGCTTCACCCAGTTTGCCCTGGCCGCCAGCATGGAGGCGGTGCATGATTCGGGTCTCAACCTGGAGGGGGAGGATCCGGAGCGGGCTGGGGTGATCATTGCCAGTGGCATGGGCGGGGTCAGCTCCTGGGAGGATGGGGTTCAGAAGCTCCTGGCCGAAGGGGTGCGCCGGGTTTCCCCGTTCCTGGTACCCAAGATGATTCCCAACCTGGCCGCGGGCAACGTCTCCATCCGCTTCAAGGCCAAGGGTCCCAATATTGCCCTATCCACCGCCTGCGCCGCCGGGGCCCATGCCATCGGCCTGGCCTACCGCTCCATCCAACTGGGGGAAGCGGACCTCATGGCCGCGGGGGGCACCGAGGCCGCGGTGACCATCCTGACCATGACGGCTTTTTACCGCATGGGGGCCCTGGCCGTGGGCTACAATGACCACCCCGAGGCCGCCAGCCGTCCCTTTGATATCAGACGCAGCGGTTTTGTCATGTCGGAAGGCTCCGGCATCCTGGTGCTGGAGGAACTGGACCACGCCCTGGCCCGCAATGCCCATATTTATGCGGAAATCATCGGCTTCGGCATGACCGGCGACGCCCACCACATTACCGATCCGGACAAAGAGGGGGCCAAGCGCTGCATCCAGCAGGCCATGAAAGACGGTGGCGTCACTTACAAAGACATCGATTACGTCAACCCCCATGCCACGGCCACGCCGGTGGGCGATCGCAACGAAACCCTGGCCTTGAAAGAGATTTTCGGCGATGAGGCCTCGCGGCTGCTGGTCAGCGGCACCAAGTCCATGACCGGCCACCTGCTGGGCGCGGCCGGGGCGGTGGAGGGCATTTTTTCGGTCCTGTCCATTAGGGACGGCAAGGTGCCGCCCACCATCAACCTGGATAACATCGACCCGGCATGTGTCGGCCTGGATTTCGTCGCGGGCCAGGCCCGGTCTGCCGATATCCGCTACGTCCTGTCCAATTCCTTCGGGTTCGGCGGCACCAATGCGGCCCTGGTGTTCAAGCGCTATGAAGGGTAG
- a CDS encoding class I SAM-dependent methyltransferase, which translates to MKCQVNPRYMEQLYSFYSPFYEYVFGKLLGPGRRKAFKYVPRRPDQKVLEIGVGPGSTLDFYPPRTKLVGIDISRAMIERAREKAANINSGCRFDLHVMDAAHLNFPDNHFDLVMAAYVITTVQDPYKVCREIYRVVKPGGQVIAVNHTRSQNGSLWGRVEDVMAPVFVRIGFTTDLDVIRVMKDVGITVHKTVPCNLLNTGRIIMGTKP; encoded by the coding sequence ATGAAATGCCAAGTCAATCCGCGTTATATGGAACAATTATATTCCTTTTATTCCCCCTTCTATGAATACGTTTTCGGCAAACTCCTGGGCCCCGGCCGCCGTAAGGCGTTTAAATACGTGCCCCGGCGGCCTGACCAGAAGGTCCTGGAAATCGGCGTGGGCCCCGGCTCCACCCTGGATTTTTACCCTCCCCGGACCAAGCTGGTGGGAATCGACATTTCCCGGGCGATGATCGAACGGGCCAGGGAAAAAGCCGCCAATATCAATAGTGGCTGCCGCTTCGACCTGCACGTCATGGACGCCGCCCACCTCAACTTTCCCGACAATCATTTCGACCTCGTCATGGCCGCCTACGTGATCACCACGGTCCAGGATCCCTATAAAGTGTGCCGGGAGATCTACCGGGTAGTCAAGCCCGGCGGCCAGGTCATCGCGGTTAATCACACCCGCTCTCAAAACGGCAGCCTCTGGGGCCGCGTCGAGGACGTGATGGCCCCGGTATTCGTCCGCATCGGCTTCACCACCGACCTGGATGTCATCCGGGTCATGAAGGATGTGGGCATTACCGTACACAAGACGGTGCCGTGCAATCTGCTCAATACCGGCCGGATCATCATGGGCACCAAGCCCTAA
- a CDS encoding peptidylprolyl isomerase, translating into MNIDKNSFVTIDYLINLGEAETYPPDGKPEEISFCMGWGAMPPGLEEALIGMKVNDARVIKLAAEQAYGEFDDELLMEVPRSDFGLEVELRQGLVFETENEDGQAVYFIVQEVRPETVLIDFNHPLAGKDLEVSFTIRQVREATPEDLKEHHACTCSECQEGGSHQH; encoded by the coding sequence ATGAACATCGATAAGAATTCCTTTGTTACCATTGACTATCTCATCAACCTGGGCGAGGCGGAGACCTATCCCCCCGATGGGAAACCGGAGGAGATCTCTTTCTGCATGGGCTGGGGCGCCATGCCTCCGGGGCTGGAAGAAGCCCTCATCGGCATGAAAGTCAATGACGCAAGAGTTATCAAACTTGCGGCGGAACAAGCCTACGGCGAATTTGACGACGAACTGCTCATGGAAGTCCCCCGCTCCGACTTCGGCCTCGAAGTGGAGTTGCGCCAGGGCCTGGTATTCGAAACCGAGAACGAAGACGGCCAGGCGGTGTATTTCATCGTCCAAGAGGTGCGGCCCGAAACCGTGCTCATCGACTTCAACCATCCCCTGGCGGGCAAAGACCTGGAAGTCTCCTTCACTATCCGCCAGGTGCGGGAGGCCACCCCTGAGGATCTCAAAGAGCATCATGCCTGTACCTGCTCTGAATGCCAGGAAGGAGGCTCCCACCAGCATTAG